One genomic region from Vanacampus margaritifer isolate UIUO_Vmar chromosome 2, RoL_Vmar_1.0, whole genome shotgun sequence encodes:
- the LOC144044515 gene encoding uncharacterized protein LOC144044515 — MGVTVETLKAGDGKTFPQKGQSVAVHYVGTLQNGQKFDSSRDRGKPFKFNIGQGEVIRGWDEGVAQMSVGQVARLICTPDFAYGNRGFPPVIPANATLCFEVELIHA, encoded by the exons ATGGGTGTTACCGTTGAGACCTTAAAGGCAGGAGATG GCAAGACGTTTCCACAGAAAGGCCAGAGCGTAGCCGTGCATTACGTCG GCACACTGCAAAACGGCCAGAAGTTCGACTCCTCCAGGGACCGAGGAAAACCCTTCAAGTTTAATATCGGCCAGGGCGAGGTCATTCGTGGCTGGGATGAAGGTGTAGCTCAG atGAGCGTGGGGCAGGTGGCGCGCCTGATCTGCACACCGGATTTTGCGTACGGCAACAGGGGCTTCCCTCCCGTCATCCCGGCCAACGCCACTCTGTGTTTTGAAGTGGAACTCATTCACGCTTGA
- the plxdc2a gene encoding plexin domain-containing protein 2 isoform X4: MQMLRVIMGLLIVSQLVNYATPRPAFVFAQTQFTVVESPLGPPEKMNRVKRPTRAADPRGLYRDRHHPDDSDADLLEEGHDNSTQIVNMDHVYYTSKIVGPGDVGGAADTWVNTEQANKNEWKTRGFLPNTHRQAERVNLSFELPFYGHMLKEVTVATGGFIYTGDVIHRLLTATQYIAPLMANFDPSLSSNSSVFYFDNGSALVVQWTRLHLQDNVHSGTFTFQAALHSDGRIVFAYKEIPIDISDISSENHPVQVGLSDAFVVLHKIEQIPNVRRRTIYEYHRVDILKSKISNATTIEMQPLPTCLQFSSCAPCVTSQIGFNCSWCSRLQRCSSGFDRNRQDWVDHGCQQERRDRRCLREPDVTETSSHHLMAAPTARAPSATTSEQRKTSSPTAAPLGGTLAAENSPTRSDGKATSSSCSSTSQPKASGEDNDTGQREQTGLLVGVVMVMVVMATGILVSIYVYNHPTSSASLFFMEAWVLKTFSVGLLTVDLPTGFHDADFWTRNGHEKMRNASEC, from the exons ATGCAGATGCTTcgtgttattatgggactgctgattGTTTCCCAGCTTGTAAATTACGCGACGCCAAGACCTGCTTTTG TTTTTGCCCAGACACAATTTACTGTTGTAGAAAGCCCACTCGGACCCCCCGAGAAGATGAATAGGGTGAAGAGGCCCACGAGGGCCGCGGATCCCAGGGGCCTCTACAGGGACCGGCACCACCCGGATGACTCGGACGCCGACCTGTTGGAGGAGGGACACGACAACTCCACGCAGATTGTG AATATGGATCACGTCTACTACACATCAAAAATCGTCGGCCCCGGAGATGTGGGGGGTGCAGCAGACACGTGGGTCAACACGGAGCAGGCAAACAAGAACGAGTGGAAGACTCGCGGCTTCTTGCCCAACACGCACCGCCAAGCTGAg AGAGTCAATCTTTCCTTTGAGCTCCCATTCTATGGTCACATGTTGAAGGAAGTCACCGTGGCAACCGGAG GCTTTATTTACACGGGAGATGTCATCCACCGCTTGCTCACCGCAACTCAGTACATCGCACCGCTCATGGCCAACTTTGACCCCAGCCTCTCCAGCAACTCCTCCGTCTTTTACTTTGATAATG GCTCTGCCCTGGTGGTGCAGTGGACCCGCCTCCACCTGCAGGACAACGTCCACTCGGGCACGTTCACCTTCCAAGCTGCTCTGCACAGTGACGGACGCATCGTCTTTGCATACAAAGAG ATTCCTATTGACATCAGCGACATCAGTAGTGAGAATCATCCAGTCCAAGTCGGCCTATCGGACGCTTTTGTGGTGCTTCACAAGATTGAACAGATTCCGA ATGTGCGGCGGAGAACCATCTATGAGTACCATCGGGTGGACATTCTCAAGTCCAAAATCTCCAATGCGACCACTATAGAGATGCAACCTCTCCCAA CGTGCCTGCAGTTCTCCAGCTGTGCTCCGTGTGTCACTTCTCAGATTGGCTTCAACTGCAGCTGGTGCTCTCGCTTGCAGAG ATGCTCCAGCGGCTTTGACCGGAACCGCCAGGACTGGGTGGACCACGGATGCCAGCAGGAG AGACGAGATCGCCGTTGCCTGAGAGAACCCGACGTCACAGAAACGTCATCCCACCACCTGATGGCGGCGCCCACTGCTAGGGCGCCATCGGCCACGACATCGGAGCAGCGGAAGACCTCCAGCCCGACTGCCGCCCCTCTTGGCGGGACGTTAGCTGCCGAAAACTCACCGACACGGAGCGACGGAAAGGCGACGTCCAGTTCTTGTTCCTCCACCAGCCAACCTAAAG CGAGTGGCGAGGACAATGACACAGGCCAACGGGAGCAGACGGGTCTTCTGGTGGGTGTGGTCATGGTGATGGTCGTCATGGCGACGGGCATCCTGGTGTCCATCTATGTGTACAATCACCCCACGTCTAGCGCCAGCCTCTTCTTCATGGAG GCATGGGTTCTTAAGACTTTTTCTGTGGGACTACTCACTGTCGATTTGCCTACTGGATTTCATGATGCTGACTTCTGGACAAGGAATGGGCAtgagaaaatgagaaatgctagCGAAT